DNA sequence from the Halanaerobiales bacterium genome:
TATGTTTTAAAAAGAATGAGAGAAAAAGGATATAATTTAGGTGGGGAAAAATCAGGACATATTATATTTTTAGATTATAATAAAACTGGAGATGGGATTTTAACTGCTGTACAACTTATAGATATTATAAGGAGAAAGGGTAAAAAATTAAGCGAATTAAGCAAAGTTATGAATTTTTGGCCTCAAAAGCTAAATAGTGTTAAAGTAAAGTATAAAGAAAAATGGCAGGAAAATGAAAAAATAAATAAAGAAATAAAAAATGCTAAAGCAGAAATTGGTGAAAAAGGAAGAGTTTTTGTAAGAGCTTCAGGTACTGAACCTGTAATAAGATTAATGCTTGAGGGAAAAGATGAAAAATTGTTAAATAAATGGGAAAAAAAGTTAAGTAAGACTATTAAAGAAGAACTTAATTAATGTTGTTTTTAACATATGCTTTTGCATATGATATACTAATAAATGCTTGTATAAAATATAAAGGAGGTGAAATATGATAAATAAAACAAAAATAAAATATTTTGAAAAGCGCCTGGACTTGACTTGAACGAAAAAAAGTCAAGTTGACGAGGAAGAGGGTTTATCGAATATTTTCGGCGGATGCCCTCAGGCAGATGTTTGGCCTTAAGTTGTTTCTAAAAACTCTGAGTAATTGGAGTTACAAAGAAAACAACAGACAGATTTATAAGTTTATAATTATCAGCTTTTGTTTAATTATAAAAAAAAGATATAAAATATAATGGAGGTAATAATAGTATGTGTGGGATAGTAGGATATATAGGAGACAAAAAAGCTGCTCCAATTTTAATGGAGGGCTTAGAACATTTAGAGTATAGAGGTTATGATTCAGCTGGAATTGCATTACAGGCAAATAAAAAAATAAATGTAACAAAAGAGGTAGGAAAATTAGATGAATTAAAAGAACTAATGGATTTTTCTAATGAAGAAGGAAAAAAAGGTATTGGACATACCAGATGGGCCACTCATGGGCGCCCTTCAAAAATAAATTCACATCCTCACTATGATTGTAATAATGAATTTGCAATTGTTCATAATGGGATTATAGAGAATTTCCAGGAATTAAAAAATGAACTTGTTGAAAAAGGACATGACTTTCAATCAGAAACTGATACTGAAGTTATATCTCATCTTATAGAGGAAAAATATACAACAAATTTAAGAGAAGCAGTGAGAGAAGCAGTGAGAGATCTTGAAGGTTCTTATGCATTAGCAGTTTTATCTACAAAAGAATCTGATAAGATTATAGGAGTAAGAAAAGATAGTCCT
Encoded proteins:
- a CDS encoding glutamine--fructose-6-phosphate aminotransferase is translated as MCGIVGYIGDKKAAPILMEGLEHLEYRGYDSAGIALQANKKINVTKEVGKLDELKELMDFSNEEGKKGIGHTRWATHGRPSKINSHPHYDCNNEFAIVHNGIIENFQELKNELVEKGHDFQSETDTEVISHLIEEKYTTNLREAVREAVRDLEGSYALAVLSTKESDKIIGVRKDSP